The following are encoded together in the Choristoneura fumiferana chromosome 4, NRCan_CFum_1, whole genome shotgun sequence genome:
- the LOC141427030 gene encoding uncharacterized protein isoform X1, producing MMRRGSMAILGGGEPLIVVEESGAEEEAAYRSPVPARGLSIDQESPPDPYHLSPWRDTRKHSLPTPSCTTGPTASQVRRLSERGEGAAREAREAAFLATLCQAQPQPGGRRHSVVTISRVPQALFGRGRRESIAAFPALGRRRDSVKKCQTATENLGSTHNLQLDIMDDIVQARKVRMRLWNTSSERVCEVQPMDERSPMAGSVRYTNRGRRHSDFVGPPLPPIPARRRASEMPPPPPIPPRTGAGVVCTDTDLHHMLKNLTSSSTEIDLCGKPDRVRRLADTRSSSFDASSLRDKPPQSGTTWFTRRHQTLATKKKANETKKGKVTFAPDSKQAPGDTAAVVWDQPSGSIVDASALGSAIEVFLRKGGAGDPGQATATANTTKETAKSSATAETRGKSREAAGAGRGRDGDRWCAARPDEDDAAQGCDASLCSSLKDLFV from the exons ATGATGCGGCGCGGCTCGATGGCTATCCTCGGAGGCGGGGAGCCGCTGATCGTGGTGGAGGAGAGCGGTGCAGAGGAAGAAGCCGCCTACCGCAGCCCCGTACCCGCCCGAGGCCTGTCCATCGACCAGGAGTCCCCCCCAGACCCCTACCACCTCTCTCCCTGGCGTGACACTCGCAAGCACTCGCTGCCTACGCCGTCATGCACCACAGGACCTACCGCGAGTcag GTTCGTCGACTGTCCGAACGAGGAGAAGGAGCCGCCCGCGAAGCCAGAGAGGCAGCCTTCCTTGCAACCCTGTGCCAAGCCCAGCCTCAACCAGGCGGTCGAAG ACATTCCGTAGTGACAATATCCCGCGTGCCGCAAGCGCTGTTCGGCCGCGGTCGCCGCGAGTCCATCGCGGCATTCCCAGCCCTTGGACGCCGCAGGGattctgtaaaaaaat GTCAAACAGCAACCGAAAACTTAGGCAGTACGCACAATTTACAACTCGACATCATGGATGACATTGTACAAGCACGCAAAGTTCGCATGCGGCTCTGGAACACCTCGAGTGAACGCGTGTGCGAAGTTCAACCAATGGATGAACGCTCGCCGATGGCAGGCTCCGTGCGATACACGAACCGCGGCCGGCGACACTCAGATTTCGTAGGCCCTCCCTTGCCACCGATTCCTGCTCGCCGCCGCGCCTCTGAGATGCCACCGCCCCCTCCCATCCCGCCACGAACAGGCGCCGGAGTTGTATGCACCGACACAGATCTCCATCACATGCTCAAAAACCTCACTTCATCGTCAACCGAGATAGATTTGTGCGGTAAACCCGACCGGGTTCGGCGTCTCGCCGACACACGTTCCAGCAGCTTCGATGCGTCTTCTTTGCGAGACAAACCACCGCAATCGGGCACCACTTGGTTCACGCGCCGCCATCAAACACTTGCAACCAAAAAGAAAGCGAACGAAACCAAGAAAGGTAAAGTGACTTTCGCTCCAGATTCGAAACAAGCGCCTGGAGACACGGCGGCCGTGGTGTGGGATCAGCCGTCTGGATCGATCGTAGATGCCAGCGCTCTTGGGAGTGCTATCGAAGTGTTTCTTAGGAAAGGCGGTGCGGGGGATCCGGGTCAAGCGACTGCGACAGCGAACACTACGAAAGAGACGGCTAAGAGCAGCGCCACCGCTGAGACGCGTGGCAAGAGTCGCgaggcggcgggcgcgggccgcGGCCGGGACGGCGACCGCTGGTGCGCCGCAAGACCCGACGAGGACGACGCGGCGCAGGGCTGCGACGCCAGCCTCTGCTCCTCCCTAAAAGACCTTTTCGTGTAG
- the LOC141427030 gene encoding uncharacterized protein isoform X2, with protein MMRRGSMAILGGGEPLIVVEESGAEEEAAYRSPVPARGLSIDQESPPDPYHLSPWRDTRKHSLPTPSCTTGPTASQVRRLSERGEGAAREAREAAFLATLCQAQPQPGGRRHSVVTISRVPQALFGRGRRESIAAFPALGRRRDSVKKSTENLGSTHNLQLDIMDDIVQARKVRMRLWNTSSERVCEVQPMDERSPMAGSVRYTNRGRRHSDFVGPPLPPIPARRRASEMPPPPPIPPRTGAGVVCTDTDLHHMLKNLTSSSTEIDLCGKPDRVRRLADTRSSSFDASSLRDKPPQSGTTWFTRRHQTLATKKKANETKKGKVTFAPDSKQAPGDTAAVVWDQPSGSIVDASALGSAIEVFLRKGGAGDPGQATATANTTKETAKSSATAETRGKSREAAGAGRGRDGDRWCAARPDEDDAAQGCDASLCSSLKDLFV; from the exons ATGATGCGGCGCGGCTCGATGGCTATCCTCGGAGGCGGGGAGCCGCTGATCGTGGTGGAGGAGAGCGGTGCAGAGGAAGAAGCCGCCTACCGCAGCCCCGTACCCGCCCGAGGCCTGTCCATCGACCAGGAGTCCCCCCCAGACCCCTACCACCTCTCTCCCTGGCGTGACACTCGCAAGCACTCGCTGCCTACGCCGTCATGCACCACAGGACCTACCGCGAGTcag GTTCGTCGACTGTCCGAACGAGGAGAAGGAGCCGCCCGCGAAGCCAGAGAGGCAGCCTTCCTTGCAACCCTGTGCCAAGCCCAGCCTCAACCAGGCGGTCGAAG ACATTCCGTAGTGACAATATCCCGCGTGCCGCAAGCGCTGTTCGGCCGCGGTCGCCGCGAGTCCATCGCGGCATTCCCAGCCCTTGGACGCCGCAGGGattctgtaaaaaaat CAACCGAAAACTTAGGCAGTACGCACAATTTACAACTCGACATCATGGATGACATTGTACAAGCACGCAAAGTTCGCATGCGGCTCTGGAACACCTCGAGTGAACGCGTGTGCGAAGTTCAACCAATGGATGAACGCTCGCCGATGGCAGGCTCCGTGCGATACACGAACCGCGGCCGGCGACACTCAGATTTCGTAGGCCCTCCCTTGCCACCGATTCCTGCTCGCCGCCGCGCCTCTGAGATGCCACCGCCCCCTCCCATCCCGCCACGAACAGGCGCCGGAGTTGTATGCACCGACACAGATCTCCATCACATGCTCAAAAACCTCACTTCATCGTCAACCGAGATAGATTTGTGCGGTAAACCCGACCGGGTTCGGCGTCTCGCCGACACACGTTCCAGCAGCTTCGATGCGTCTTCTTTGCGAGACAAACCACCGCAATCGGGCACCACTTGGTTCACGCGCCGCCATCAAACACTTGCAACCAAAAAGAAAGCGAACGAAACCAAGAAAGGTAAAGTGACTTTCGCTCCAGATTCGAAACAAGCGCCTGGAGACACGGCGGCCGTGGTGTGGGATCAGCCGTCTGGATCGATCGTAGATGCCAGCGCTCTTGGGAGTGCTATCGAAGTGTTTCTTAGGAAAGGCGGTGCGGGGGATCCGGGTCAAGCGACTGCGACAGCGAACACTACGAAAGAGACGGCTAAGAGCAGCGCCACCGCTGAGACGCGTGGCAAGAGTCGCgaggcggcgggcgcgggccgcGGCCGGGACGGCGACCGCTGGTGCGCCGCAAGACCCGACGAGGACGACGCGGCGCAGGGCTGCGACGCCAGCCTCTGCTCCTCCCTAAAAGACCTTTTCGTGTAG